The Actinoplanes sp. N902-109 genomic interval CGTACGCCGCGCGCACGGTGGCCACCGAGTGGGGCGGCCCGATGGGGCCGGGCAGCAAGAACGGGGTCTCGTACGACACCATCGACTACAACATCCCGAGTGGCTCGTTCTTCGCCGACTACGTACGTGGCGTCAGCGCCAAGCTGCGCGAACTCGGCGTCGGCAGTGTGTACTGGCCCGGTCTGCGCGACGGCGACTGGTACAGCCTGACCACGCGCACCGGCAGCGGCGCCGGCCTGAACCTGACGCTGACCAACCCTTCCGGGCTCAACCGGCTGCGCTACGCCTGGGGGCTCGGCACCGGCGGCAGCACCACGGTCCGCATCGTCAACACGGCAACTGGCCAGTACGCCGACAGCATGGGACGCACCACGTCCGGCTCCGACCTCGGTCAGCAGCCGGGCGGTACCGGCGCCGGCCAGCAGTGGGTGGTCGAGAACGCGGGCACCTACGAGCGGATCCGCAACGCGAGCAGCGGACTCTATCTCGACGGCATGGGCCGCACCGCGAACGGCAGCGCCGCGGGCCAGTACGCCGGTTCGACCTCGGCCAACCAGCAGTGGACCGTGCTCACCGACGGCAACAACGTCCGGCTGCGCAACCGGGCCACCGGCCTTTACCTCGACGGCATGGGCCGTACGGCGAGCGGGGCAAGCGTCGGGCAGTACGCCGACTCCGCCAGTGCCAACCAGCGCTGGAAGATCGTCGCCGCGAACTGAGCGGCTGGGTGAACGACCAGCCGGCGCATCGCGTGGTGACCGGGTCCCGAGGTTACGCCCGCTGCTGACCGCGTCGCCCTCAGTCGAGGCCCTTGCGGCTGGGTGTCCAGAACGGTTTGGTGAGCACCGAACGGCGGGGCCAGCGGCGCTCGGCGACCAGGTGGGTGCGGATGGCGGCGATCGTCTTGGCCTCTCCGGCGAGGTAGGCGACGCCGGGCGTGGGCGGCAGGGGCAGCGCGCGGACCGCCTCGAGCAGACCGGCCGACTCCGCCGCCGGGGCGGCACCGCGGTAGGTCCAGGTGAGCTCGTCGGCGCGGGGGAAGGCGAGACGCTCGTCCGGGGTGGACACCTCGACGACTCCGTGCACGCCCGCGTCAGGCTTTGCCGCGCCGAGGATCGCGGCAAAAGCGACCTGTGCGGTCTCCTCGCCGACGACGAGGTGGTAGGGCGCGTCCGGCTGGATCACGAAGCGCCCGGTAGGGCCCAGGTACGTCACGGGATCGCCGGGGGCGACGGTGCGGCTCCAGTCCAGGCCGGGGGTGCTCTCGTCGCTCGGCTGGTAGATCCACAGGTCGAGCCACGTACGGGGACGGGCGCCCGGACATCCGCGAGACCCACACCCACACCGGTCCGGAGTTCCTGTGGACCACCACCGCGACGGTAACGGTGACGACGGAGTCCCGCGACTGGCTGCTGCCGCCCGGCTACGGGGTCTGGATCCCCGCCCACGTCCCGCACGCGGGCGCCGTCCGGCATCCCGAGGAGGGCGGGCTCCTGGCCATGGATCCCGGCCGGTGCCCCGTCGCTTGGACGTCGGTCACCGGGGTGCGGGTCAGCCCGCTGCTGCGCGAGGTGCTGGCGTACCTGCTCGACGCGGGCCCGGACGACCCGGCCCGGCCGGCGGCCGAGTCGCTGATGGTCCATCTGATCATCCCGTGTCCGGCCCACGACATCGCGATCGCGGTGCCGGCCGACCAGCGGCTGCGGATGATCGCCGAGCGGCTCCTGGCGGACCCGTCCGACCAGCGGGAACTGGCGGACTGGGCCGACTTCGCCCACGCCAGCGTGCGGACGCTGACGCGGTTGTTCCGTACGGAGACAGGGCTGAGCTTCGCCGAGTGGCGCACCCGGGTCCGGGTCCGCGCGGCGATTCAGAAGCTCTCGACGGGTACGCCGGTCGGGGTGACGGCCCGGCACGTCGGCTATCGCAAGACGAGCGCGTTCATCGCGGCCTTCCAGCGGGCGACCGGCCAGACACCGGGTGCCTACCTCACCACCGAGGCCCCGTCCTGCGCCTGAGCTCACACGTGGTGCTCGCCGGCGTGCCGGGCCGGGAAAAGGTCGATCGAGGGTCAGGTGTTGGCGGTGCGTTCGCGGTTGGCGCGGATCTCATCGTGGTGGTCGGCGGCCCAACCGATCAGCGAGGTAACGATCTCATGCAGGCCGCGGCCGAGCGGGGCGAGGGTGTAGTGCACGCGCGGCGGGACCTCCGCATAAGCGGTACGGATGATCAGCCCGTCCTCGGCGAGCTTGCGCAGCGTGAGGCTGAGCATGCGCTGGGAGATGCCGGGGACCTGCCGTTGCAGGTCGGTGTAGCGCAGTGGGCTGGGCTCCAGGACCGCGATGATCAGCAGGCTCCACTTGTCGCCGACGCGGTCGAGCGTCTCGCGGATGAACCCCATGTGCTCGGCGGGGATGGCCGCGCACGGCCCGATCGCCGCCGCCGTCACCTCGGCTCCGTCGGCCATCTGCATGACGCACATTCCTCTCCGGTACGCACACGGATGTGCCTTTTGTAGGGCCTCTCATACTGGCTTATCGTTGCGTTACGAACAAGTCGTTGGAAATGGAGCTACGTGATGAAGGTGTACATCGCGCCCGCTCAGAGCATGGGAGCGACCCGGCGCCCAGGACAGCGACTGACCTACCCCTGAGCTGGGCGAGAGGAACTTTCAACCATGACTGATCTGCTGGTCCTCGGCGGCAGCGGCCGCACCGGCGCCCACGTGCTGGCGTACGCGGCTCAGCGGGGCCATCGCGTCCGCGCCCTCGTCCGTGACCCCCACAAGGTGCAGGCCCCGGCCGGTGTCGAACTCATCCGGGGCACGCCTGAGAACATCGACGACATCCGCAAGGCTGCCGACGGCGTCGACGGGGTGATCAGCGTGCTGAACAATGCCCGTGCCTCCGACAACCCGTGGGCCAAGCCGGTCAGCCCGCCGATGCTCATGACCACCGCCGCCCGGCACACCCTCACCGTCATGGGCGAGCAGGGCATCCGCCGCATCGTGCTGGCGTCCTCGCAGGGCGCCGGCGATGACTGGGCGCGGCTCAGTCCGCTGGTCAAAGCGTTCATCAAGCTGTCGAACATCAAGGCGGGCTTCAACGACCACACCGGTGTCGACCGGGTCGTCCGCGCCTCGTCAGGCATCGACTGGACCCTGGCCCGCGCCGTAGCCCTGACCGACAAGCCCGCCGCCGGCCCCGTGCGGGCCGCCGAGGCCGGCGCCGAGAAGCCCGGCGCCTGGCTCAACCGCACCGACCTCGCCCAGTTCCTCGTCCGGACGATCGAGGACGGCGCGTGGACCCGCAAAGCGCCGTTGGTCTGGAACGACCGCGGCTGACCGGCCCCACCAGATCACGGGCGATCCCCTCGGCCCCCCACCCGTTACCAAGCATCATGATCAGCCATTCTCGGTGATCCGCGAGTCCTCAGTGGATGGCTGGGCTCAGTCGGTGATCATGGCAGTGCGGGGCGCTCACCCCGGTGGACCCCGGCCGGAAGTGGTGCCGCGCCGATGCTGTCGCCGGGGCGCCGGCCCACGCCGGTGCGGCTGTCGCACCGCCCGGCAACCGGGTCCGCGGGCCGGCTTCGCCGCCGGCCGGCCTGATCAGGCGGGCAGGTCGACCGTGAACGTGCTGCCGGCCCCGAGCGAACTGGTGACACTGATGTCCCCGCCGTGCGCGCGGGCGAGCTGGCGCGCGATGGACAGGCCCAGTCCGCTGCCGCCGGTGGCCCGGCTGCGGGAGGTGTCGGCGCGCCAGAACCGGTCGAAGACCTTGGCCGCCTCGTCCGGCGTCATCCCGGTGCCGGTGTCGGCCACCTCGATGGTCAGACGACCGTCAGCGGCGGCCGCGCGGAGGGTCACCCGGCCGTCGGCGGCGCTGTGCCGCAGCGCGTTGGAGACCAGGTTGCCGACGATCTGGCGGAGACGTACCGGGTCGATGTACGCCATCAGTTCGTCGTCGCCGACCACCTCGATCGTCGTCGCGCCGCGGTGCGCCTCGGCGACCTGGTCGAGCAGGTCCCGGAGGTAGGTGCTCTCCCGGTGCAGGCGCAGGTTGCCGGCGTCCGCGGCGGCGATGTCGCGCAGGTCGTCGATGATGTGGTGGAGTTGGATCGTCTCGTCCACGAGGAGATCGAGCGCCTCAGGGTTCAGCTCGACG includes:
- a CDS encoding RICIN domain-containing protein, with translation MLTSSTGRACRIMLAALLVIAGTMVFPGRSRAATTQFHGVNWADQRDNFVNGVLYVSGLGPGDTYSSASVVADRVVGQLATITGADTVRMPINEATVASYWSTYTGAIDQALSKGKVILAYWAYANGRPGDTAAFDRMWDTVVARYAGNSNAYFEVINEPYGYATADLNTMYSSWLARHSGVPRGRVILDGAGLAQNVPAVGQDSRLNDTLLAVHDYSFFAGFEDETSWGDHIASSIGAYAARTVATEWGGPMGPGSKNGVSYDTIDYNIPSGSFFADYVRGVSAKLRELGVGSVYWPGLRDGDWYSLTTRTGSGAGLNLTLTNPSGLNRLRYAWGLGTGGSTTVRIVNTATGQYADSMGRTTSGSDLGQQPGGTGAGQQWVVENAGTYERIRNASSGLYLDGMGRTANGSAAGQYAGSTSANQQWTVLTDGNNVRLRNRATGLYLDGMGRTASGASVGQYADSASANQRWKIVAAN
- a CDS encoding siderophore-interacting protein, with protein sequence MIQPDAPYHLVVGEETAQVAFAAILGAAKPDAGVHGVVEVSTPDERLAFPRADELTWTYRGAAPAAESAGLLEAVRALPLPPTPGVAYLAGEAKTIAAIRTHLVAERRWPRRSVLTKPFWTPSRKGLD
- a CDS encoding AraC family transcriptional regulator; this encodes MTTESRDWLLPPGYGVWIPAHVPHAGAVRHPEEGGLLAMDPGRCPVAWTSVTGVRVSPLLREVLAYLLDAGPDDPARPAAESLMVHLIIPCPAHDIAIAVPADQRLRMIAERLLADPSDQRELADWADFAHASVRTLTRLFRTETGLSFAEWRTRVRVRAAIQKLSTGTPVGVTARHVGYRKTSAFIAAFQRATGQTPGAYLTTEAPSCA
- a CDS encoding helix-turn-helix domain-containing protein, whose protein sequence is MQMADGAEVTAAAIGPCAAIPAEHMGFIRETLDRVGDKWSLLIIAVLEPSPLRYTDLQRQVPGISQRMLSLTLRKLAEDGLIIRTAYAEVPPRVHYTLAPLGRGLHEIVTSLIGWAADHHDEIRANRERTANT
- a CDS encoding NAD(P)-dependent oxidoreductase, with translation MTDLLVLGGSGRTGAHVLAYAAQRGHRVRALVRDPHKVQAPAGVELIRGTPENIDDIRKAADGVDGVISVLNNARASDNPWAKPVSPPMLMTTAARHTLTVMGEQGIRRIVLASSQGAGDDWARLSPLVKAFIKLSNIKAGFNDHTGVDRVVRASSGIDWTLARAVALTDKPAAGPVRAAEAGAEKPGAWLNRTDLAQFLVRTIEDGAWTRKAPLVWNDRG